One genomic region from Pyrobaculum islandicum DSM 4184 encodes:
- a CDS encoding 50S ribosomal protein L19e yields the protein MVDVKRLAAEILGVGVSRVKISPEAAERLEEVVTKDDVRALIDQGLIWAEQKKGVSRGRWRIRHEKKKEGRRRGHGSRKGRRTDEEEVWKNKVRAMRRFLNTLKKKGLIEPRVWRQLYRMVKGNYFRDLSHLKMYINEHKLAKEPVR from the coding sequence ATGGTCGATGTGAAAAGACTTGCGGCAGAAATCTTGGGAGTTGGGGTAAGTAGGGTAAAGATATCGCCTGAAGCCGCCGAGAGGTTAGAAGAGGTGGTTACTAAAGACGATGTAAGAGCGCTCATAGACCAAGGGCTTATTTGGGCTGAGCAGAAAAAAGGCGTATCTAGAGGACGTTGGCGTATTAGACATGAGAAAAAGAAGGAGGGGAGGAGGAGGGGACACGGTAGCCGCAAGGGGAGGAGGACAGACGAAGAAGAGGTGTGGAAAAACAAAGTGAGGGCCATGAGGAGATTTCTAAATACTTTGAAGAAAAAGGGCTTGATAGAACCTAGAGTCTGGAGACAGCTATATAGGATGGTGAAGGGCAACTACTTCCGTGACTTAAGTCACTTGAAGATGTATATAAACGAACATAAGCTAGCGAAAGAGCCTGTACGGTAA
- a CDS encoding 50S ribosomal protein L18: MARGPRYKVPFRRRREGLTNYRKRRKLLLSKKPRLVVRKTNKHIIAQVVVAKPQGDVTIVGIDTRALAKFGWKGDENNTPAAYLLGLIVGYKARIRGVKEAVLDIGLHRPVAGSRVFAVLKGALDAGLEIPHGEEIIPSDDRISGKHIAEYAEKLKKENPELYKTRFSRYLQRGLAPEELPTHFEEVKKKIIEYYEGKLAKAIAQ; encoded by the coding sequence ATGGCAAGAGGCCCTAGATATAAGGTTCCGTTTAGAAGGAGGAGGGAGGGCCTCACTAACTATAGGAAGAGGAGGAAGTTACTACTCTCTAAAAAGCCTAGGCTTGTGGTTAGGAAGACAAACAAACACATAATTGCTCAGGTCGTTGTGGCAAAGCCACAAGGCGACGTGACTATTGTAGGCATAGACACAAGGGCGCTTGCTAAATTCGGCTGGAAGGGAGATGAGAACAACACCCCGGCCGCATACCTACTGGGGCTTATCGTTGGATACAAGGCGAGAATACGTGGTGTGAAAGAAGCTGTGCTTGACATAGGTCTTCACAGACCTGTGGCTGGGTCGAGAGTGTTTGCAGTGCTTAAGGGCGCTCTAGACGCCGGTTTAGAGATTCCCCATGGCGAAGAGATCATCCCCAGCGACGATAGAATATCTGGTAAACACATCGCGGAATATGCAGAAAAACTCAAGAAGGAAAACCCAGAGCTCTACAAGACGAGATTCTCTCGATACCTCCAGCGGGGATTAGCTCCAGAAGAGTTGCCTACTCACTTTGAGGAAGTGAAAAAGAAAATTATAGAGTATTACGAGGGAAAACTCGCCAAAGCTATAGCTCAGTAA